A genomic window from Chlorobium phaeobacteroides DSM 266 includes:
- a CDS encoding cation-efflux pump yields MEQNHKKQQVALSSAAASFLLTALKLVVGLMTGSIGILSEAAHSGLDFGAAALTWFAVRISDKPADNKHHYGHTKVENITALIEAGLLIITSAWIIYAAIQRLVEGSTEIEFSWYAIAVLVLSILVDFSRSRALKKVARETNSAALEADALHFSSDILSSAVVLLGLLFVFFGIPWADAVAGIFVAVLVAFAAFNLGKKTIDVLIDAAPEGITEKISAITTKIPGVITIEKIRVKPTGSLIFIEMVVTVNRTLSIEKIQDICTAIEQHVRKSFPVADMTIDTRPIALNSETIVERVHVISLNHNLHAHNIATNMHEMKKHITFDVEIDQRLSIKQAHDIVTALEEDLHREFDDDLDICIHLDPLRCEERKSRALLPQEEVLVRNIIINAATGIENIQDVHDIRIRKTDKHKLFITLHCSFNDEVLLEEVHALTSRLEGAIYQTIPEACRVIIHAEPLFNL; encoded by the coding sequence ATGGAACAAAATCATAAAAAACAGCAGGTAGCCCTCAGCTCTGCAGCAGCAAGCTTTCTCTTGACTGCACTGAAACTGGTTGTGGGCTTAATGACCGGCAGCATCGGCATTCTTTCAGAAGCGGCGCATTCAGGGCTTGATTTCGGGGCTGCTGCCCTCACCTGGTTCGCGGTAAGAATAAGCGACAAACCTGCTGACAATAAACACCATTACGGGCACACAAAAGTTGAAAACATCACGGCACTCATTGAAGCCGGCCTTCTCATTATAACCAGTGCCTGGATTATTTATGCCGCCATCCAACGCCTTGTTGAGGGCAGCACGGAAATCGAGTTTTCCTGGTATGCCATTGCCGTGCTTGTACTTTCTATTCTTGTTGATTTTTCCCGGTCACGAGCACTGAAAAAAGTCGCAAGAGAAACAAACAGTGCTGCGCTTGAAGCTGATGCACTGCATTTCAGCTCCGACATCCTCAGTTCGGCTGTCGTCCTGCTCGGACTCCTCTTTGTCTTTTTCGGAATACCCTGGGCTGATGCCGTAGCCGGTATTTTTGTTGCTGTGCTTGTTGCCTTTGCCGCATTTAATCTCGGAAAAAAAACTATTGATGTCCTTATTGATGCTGCACCTGAAGGGATTACGGAAAAAATTTCTGCTATAACAACGAAGATACCGGGAGTAATCACTATTGAAAAAATCAGGGTTAAACCCACAGGATCGCTGATTTTTATAGAAATGGTCGTAACGGTCAACAGAACATTGTCTATTGAAAAAATCCAGGATATCTGCACCGCCATCGAACAGCATGTTCGAAAGAGTTTTCCTGTTGCCGATATGACTATCGACACCCGACCCATTGCGCTCAACAGCGAGACCATTGTTGAACGTGTCCACGTTATCAGCCTCAATCACAACCTTCATGCGCACAACATTGCCACAAACATGCATGAGATGAAAAAACATATCACCTTTGATGTCGAAATAGACCAACGCCTGAGCATAAAACAGGCTCATGATATTGTTACGGCGCTTGAAGAAGATCTGCATCGGGAGTTTGATGATGACCTGGATATCTGTATTCACCTCGATCCGCTCCGCTGCGAGGAAAGAAAATCCCGGGCACTCCTGCCGCAAGAGGAAGTACTCGTAAGAAACATCATTATCAATGCGGCAACCGGGATTGAAAACATTCAGGATGTTCACGACATCCGGATCCGAAAAACGGACAAACACAAGCTCTTTATCACCCTGCACTGTTCATTCAATGACGAGGTGCTTCTTGAAGAGGTCCATGCGCTGACCAGTCGCCTTGAAGGGGCTATCTATCAGACCATCCCCGAAGCCTGCCGGGTTATCATCCATGCCGAACCACTTTTTAATCTCTGA
- a CDS encoding methionine adenosyltransferase, whose protein sequence is MSIKRNITVEEAFCIPVENRCIELVERKGTGHPDTICDSVMEAVCLDLCREYLEHTGQILHHNIDKGLLVAGKTIVKPGGGDVIEPMKIIFGDRAVDRYKGVNIPVGEIAVSSAKKWIGENLRFVNPEMHVIFQNEIKPGSAELTDIFARSFIGANDTSAGVGYAPLSDTETLVLETERYLNSSAFKAKFPETGEDVKIMGYRNQRTLSLTIAIAFIDRFISDTSRYYERKQAVIEALELFTTQHNRSFEKVTVQLNTLDNQERGEKGVYLTVLGTSAEGADGGEVGRGNRVNGLIAFSRPQSMEAAAGKNPVSHVGKIYNVLAREIAGRIHREIQGITEIYVFLCSQIGKPIDQPLLASAQITTEPGVSFNIIRQATATIINEELADIGKFITTLSLGKYAVC, encoded by the coding sequence ATGTCGATCAAAAGAAACATCACCGTTGAAGAGGCTTTCTGTATACCGGTCGAAAACCGCTGTATAGAACTGGTAGAACGGAAAGGCACCGGACACCCCGATACCATCTGCGATTCTGTAATGGAAGCGGTCTGCCTTGATCTCTGCCGGGAGTATCTTGAACACACCGGTCAGATTCTCCATCACAACATTGATAAAGGTCTGCTTGTGGCAGGCAAAACTATCGTTAAACCCGGCGGCGGAGATGTTATCGAACCGATGAAAATCATCTTTGGCGACAGAGCAGTTGATCGGTATAAAGGAGTAAACATTCCTGTTGGAGAGATCGCCGTTTCCTCGGCAAAAAAATGGATTGGTGAAAATCTGCGGTTTGTGAATCCTGAAATGCACGTCATCTTTCAAAATGAAATCAAACCTGGCTCAGCAGAACTTACTGATATTTTTGCACGCAGCTTTATTGGAGCAAACGATACATCTGCCGGAGTCGGTTACGCACCGCTGAGCGATACCGAAACACTTGTGCTTGAAACGGAACGCTATCTGAACTCCTCAGCATTTAAAGCGAAATTTCCGGAAACTGGAGAGGATGTCAAGATTATGGGATACCGAAACCAGAGAACGCTCTCTCTGACAATAGCGATTGCCTTTATTGATCGCTTTATCAGCGACACTTCCCGTTATTACGAACGAAAACAGGCTGTTATTGAAGCACTTGAACTGTTTACGACACAACACAACCGCTCTTTTGAAAAAGTGACTGTGCAGCTTAATACCCTTGATAATCAGGAGCGCGGCGAGAAAGGAGTCTATCTGACCGTCCTTGGCACGTCAGCAGAAGGTGCCGACGGAGGAGAGGTTGGAAGAGGAAACCGGGTGAACGGACTGATCGCATTCAGTCGACCGCAAAGCATGGAAGCCGCAGCAGGCAAAAACCCGGTCAGCCATGTCGGCAAAATTTACAATGTTCTTGCTCGCGAAATCGCCGGGCGCATCCACCGCGAAATACAAGGCATTACAGAGATTTATGTCTTCCTCTGCAGCCAGATAGGTAAGCCGATTGATCAACCGCTTCTGGCATCAGCACAGATCACTACTGAACCAGGAGTCTCTTTCAACATCATACGACAGGCTACCGCGACAATCATTAATGAAGAACTTGCCGATATCGGCAAATTCATAACAACGCTTTCCCTTGGTAAATATGCTGTGTGCTGA
- a CDS encoding TIR domain-containing protein, whose protein sequence is MADRKGTYIAFDGLGQTNPTLSDYRYFSTIQSWATNKTIDFAGVSSHDKAYARRKSSIRASFEERIRELLTVSKQVVIVLSEKTRKSGNYLSFEIEQAVDNFDLPLIIVYADYRVVADPSLLSGYWPDSLRQRINSGAAKALHVPFNKEAFLDALSQFSVVKKPETGLNHYSEYAHRKFSCIPQSAPFENHKTQG, encoded by the coding sequence ATGGCTGATAGAAAGGGAACATATATAGCATTTGACGGGCTTGGTCAGACTAATCCCACACTCTCTGATTACCGATATTTCAGTACGATTCAGTCCTGGGCGACGAACAAAACAATTGATTTTGCAGGAGTCAGCAGTCACGATAAAGCGTATGCTCGAAGAAAATCAAGTATCAGGGCATCATTTGAAGAGAGGATCAGGGAGTTATTGACTGTTTCGAAACAGGTCGTCATAGTGCTGAGTGAAAAGACAAGAAAAAGCGGGAACTACCTTTCATTTGAGATCGAGCAGGCAGTCGATAACTTCGATCTGCCTTTGATTATTGTCTATGCCGACTATAGGGTGGTTGCCGATCCCTCTTTACTGTCTGGATACTGGCCCGATTCCCTCAGGCAGAGAATTAACAGTGGCGCAGCAAAGGCACTTCATGTTCCCTTTAACAAAGAGGCATTTCTGGATGCTCTCAGCCAGTTTTCTGTGGTAAAAAAACCTGAAACAGGACTGAATCATTACAGCGAATACGCACACCGAAAATTCAGTTGTATTCCGCAGTCCGCGCCATTTGAAAACCATAAAACGCAGGGTTGA
- a CDS encoding cation diffusion facilitator family transporter yields the protein MSTAKKSYNFQKIIAATGVLLLIIKFGAWYLTHSVAILTDALESIVNVTSGFIGLYSLYISAKPRDSSHPYGHGKVEFISAAIEGTLISVAGLLIINAAVDNFIHPGAVGQLDYGILLVSMTAAINWFVGSLAVRNGKRNGSLALIASGRHLQSDTWSTIGIIAGLALLALTGLTWLDSAVALIFAGVILVTGYKILRSSLSGIMDEADTELLEKIVALLQSSRRENWIDLHNLRIIKYGNVLHLDCHLTVPWYLTVRESQKEINKLQRLIRKSFGESVELFVHTDACLNFSCSICKKADCTVRQADFEHTVALTVQNISRDCMHKIGDQQ from the coding sequence ATGTCAACAGCGAAAAAAAGTTACAATTTTCAGAAAATCATCGCTGCAACCGGTGTCTTGCTGCTCATCATAAAATTTGGCGCCTGGTACCTTACGCACTCCGTAGCCATTCTTACCGATGCGCTTGAGAGTATCGTCAATGTTACGAGCGGGTTCATTGGTCTTTACAGTCTGTATATTTCCGCCAAGCCGCGCGACAGCAGTCATCCATACGGTCACGGTAAGGTCGAGTTCATATCCGCAGCTATCGAGGGTACGCTTATCTCTGTGGCCGGGTTGCTCATTATCAATGCGGCGGTTGATAATTTTATCCATCCGGGGGCCGTGGGACAACTCGATTACGGCATTCTTCTTGTCAGTATGACTGCGGCGATTAACTGGTTCGTTGGTTCGCTTGCTGTTCGAAACGGGAAGCGTAACGGCTCACTTGCCCTGATTGCAAGCGGCAGGCATCTTCAGTCGGACACCTGGTCAACAATCGGCATCATTGCCGGACTCGCTCTTCTTGCCCTGACGGGTTTGACCTGGCTCGACAGCGCTGTCGCGCTGATTTTTGCCGGAGTCATTCTTGTTACCGGATACAAGATATTGCGCAGTTCACTCAGTGGCATCATGGATGAAGCCGATACCGAACTGCTTGAAAAAATAGTGGCGCTGTTGCAGTCAAGCCGTCGTGAAAACTGGATTGACCTGCATAATCTGAGAATCATCAAATATGGAAACGTGCTGCACCTCGATTGTCATCTGACGGTTCCCTGGTATCTGACGGTTCGTGAGTCCCAAAAGGAAATCAATAAACTTCAGAGGCTTATCAGAAAGAGTTTCGGCGAAAGTGTAGAGCTTTTTGTTCATACCGATGCATGCCTTAATTTTTCCTGCAGTATCTGTAAAAAAGCGGATTGCACGGTTCGCCAGGCTGATTTTGAGCATACGGTTGCCTTGACGGTTCAGAATATTTCAAGGGATTGCATGCACAAAATAGGTGATCAGCAATAG
- a CDS encoding PASTA domain-containing protein, whose translation MRKSVYRQRALFAFVLSLLLPLISGCCRARMIADYRAPVASIADTSKNTATLPERTPVAGHKENRVLPVARKVLVPDLVGKTVESAKRILYHKQLALGSIVYRESLEQAGMVIAQNPVPKKGLRVVEGSPVTLVVSRSMLAVVPDVVGRTVFDARPILQKAGFLTGSVVPDSFVSSGKVRRQHPVAGDSARRGSAVDLTVTGASPEPKAPEANQDLVTYLAAAIVATGGAALLLGRLRRNNLPGRKHKAVSVTPKTDFGVQDIIVPSGAVGKRETGIRFFPDQGVQEIAVRQVDETKD comes from the coding sequence ATGCGAAAATCAGTTTATCGGCAGCGTGCGCTTTTCGCTTTTGTTTTGAGTTTACTCCTTCCTCTCATCTCAGGGTGTTGTCGTGCGAGGATGATTGCTGACTATCGGGCACCTGTAGCGAGTATTGCGGACACATCGAAAAATACGGCAACGCTTCCGGAGCGGACTCCTGTCGCCGGTCATAAGGAAAACCGGGTTTTACCAGTAGCCCGAAAGGTTCTTGTGCCTGATCTTGTCGGAAAAACAGTTGAGTCGGCAAAACGCATTCTCTACCACAAACAGCTTGCTTTGGGCAGCATTGTTTACCGCGAAAGCCTTGAACAGGCAGGGATGGTTATTGCGCAAAACCCTGTACCGAAAAAGGGATTGCGGGTGGTCGAAGGTTCACCGGTCACTCTTGTTGTTTCCCGGTCAATGCTTGCCGTGGTTCCCGATGTCGTCGGGCGAACTGTTTTCGATGCCCGCCCGATTTTGCAAAAAGCCGGTTTTCTTACAGGATCGGTTGTTCCCGACTCCTTTGTTTCATCCGGCAAGGTGAGGCGACAACACCCAGTTGCAGGCGATTCGGCGCGAAGGGGATCGGCTGTCGATCTGACCGTAACAGGAGCTTCGCCTGAGCCGAAAGCACCTGAAGCGAATCAGGATCTTGTCACGTATCTTGCGGCAGCAATTGTGGCGACGGGCGGGGCTGCACTGTTATTGGGGCGACTACGGAGAAATAATCTGCCGGGAAGAAAGCATAAAGCGGTGAGTGTTACTCCAAAAACAGATTTCGGGGTACAGGATATAATCGTTCCGTCCGGCGCTGTCGGGAAAAGAGAAACCGGAATCCGGTTTTTTCCGGACCAGGGTGTTCAGGAAATTGCTGTCAGGCAGGTTGATGAAACAAAAGATTAA
- a CDS encoding Fur family transcriptional regulator, whose product MQQSASPKPLRYSRQRERLLEVLRGTATHPTAGWLYDMLKPEFPNLSLGTVYRNLAVLIEQGVVKKIDSGSTFDRYEAKTTPHYHLICRECGTIIDFEKRLFPEIDAVISEVADFTVEGHRIDFFGTCSACRDRNRNNS is encoded by the coding sequence ATGCAGCAATCCGCTTCACCAAAACCCCTTCGCTACAGCCGACAGCGCGAACGTCTGCTTGAGGTACTGCGCGGAACGGCCACGCATCCGACCGCCGGGTGGCTTTACGATATGCTGAAACCGGAATTCCCCAACCTCAGCCTCGGCACCGTTTACCGGAATCTTGCCGTACTGATCGAACAGGGAGTTGTCAAAAAAATCGATTCCGGCAGCACCTTCGACAGGTATGAAGCCAAAACCACGCCCCACTACCACCTGATATGCCGTGAATGCGGAACCATCATCGATTTTGAAAAGCGCCTCTTTCCGGAAATAGACGCGGTCATAAGCGAGGTGGCCGACTTTACTGTTGAAGGGCATCGCATCGATTTTTTCGGCACATGCAGCGCCTGCCGCGACCGGAACAGGAATAACTCTTGA
- the katG gene encoding catalase/peroxidase HPI, producing the protein MSEQSKCPVTGRTAGNPVAGGSMLNRDWWPNQLHLDMLHQHSSLVNPMGDEFRYKEEFRKLDLGAVKKDLYALMTDSQEWWPADYGHYGGLFIRMAWHSAGTYRTSDGRGGGGRGNQRFAPLNSWPDNANLDKARRLLWPIKQKYGKMLSWADLMILAGNCALESMGFKTFGFGGGRVDIWEPEEDIYWGKEVEWLGNNRYSGERDLENPLAAVQMGLIYVNPEGPDGNPDPVAAGRDIRETFARMAMNDEETVALVAGGHTFGKCHGVGDPNLIGPEPEAAGIEEQGLGWKSGYGSGKGDETMTSGLEGAWTPDPIHWDMGYLGMLFKYEWELTKSPAGAWQWKPKDVAEEDLAPAAHDPSKRVPTMMTTADLAMRMDPVYGPISRRYYEHPDQFADAFARAWFKLTHRDMGPKSRYLGAEVPAEDLIWQDPVPAVDHELIGEGEIAELKKRLLASGLPIPELVSTTWASASTFRGSDKRGGANGSRIRLAPQKDWEVNQPEQLQRVLEKLEEIRHAFNGEQSGGKRVSLADLIVLGGCAAVEEAARRAGNDVTIPFAPGRTDASQAETDVESFAVLEPLADGFRNYARQKYSVTPEEMLVDRSQLLTLTATEMTVLLGGLRVLGANFRQSPHGVFTKRHETLTNDFFVNLLDMGTEWKPVSKEHDTFEGRDRKTGEPRWSATRVDLIFGSNARLRAIAEVYGSDDAQEKFVQDFVAAWNKVMNLDRFEIS; encoded by the coding sequence ATGAGCGAACAGAGCAAATGCCCCGTAACGGGCAGAACAGCCGGCAATCCGGTCGCCGGCGGAAGCATGTTGAACCGTGACTGGTGGCCAAACCAGTTGCATCTCGATATGCTTCATCAACACTCGTCCCTCGTCAATCCGATGGGAGATGAGTTCAGGTACAAAGAGGAATTCAGAAAACTCGACCTTGGCGCCGTAAAAAAAGATCTCTATGCGCTCATGACCGATTCGCAGGAGTGGTGGCCGGCCGACTACGGTCACTACGGAGGGCTTTTTATCCGGATGGCATGGCACAGCGCGGGCACCTATCGGACCAGCGACGGCCGCGGCGGCGGAGGCAGAGGCAATCAACGCTTCGCGCCGCTCAACAGCTGGCCTGACAATGCGAACCTCGACAAGGCGCGCCGACTGCTCTGGCCGATCAAGCAGAAGTACGGGAAGATGCTATCCTGGGCCGATCTCATGATCCTTGCGGGCAACTGCGCGCTGGAGTCGATGGGCTTCAAAACCTTCGGATTCGGCGGAGGACGCGTGGACATCTGGGAGCCGGAAGAGGATATTTACTGGGGCAAAGAGGTCGAGTGGCTTGGCAATAATCGCTACAGCGGGGAACGCGATCTTGAAAACCCTCTGGCCGCCGTGCAGATGGGGCTGATCTACGTCAACCCCGAAGGGCCGGACGGAAACCCTGACCCCGTCGCCGCAGGCAGGGACATTCGGGAAACCTTCGCGCGCATGGCCATGAACGACGAGGAAACCGTAGCGCTCGTCGCCGGCGGGCACACGTTCGGCAAATGTCACGGCGTCGGCGATCCGAACCTGATAGGCCCCGAACCCGAAGCCGCCGGAATCGAAGAACAGGGACTTGGCTGGAAGAGCGGCTACGGCAGCGGCAAGGGGGACGAGACCATGACCAGCGGGCTCGAAGGCGCATGGACGCCCGACCCGATTCATTGGGATATGGGTTATCTCGGCATGCTTTTCAAATACGAGTGGGAGCTGACGAAAAGCCCGGCAGGCGCCTGGCAGTGGAAGCCGAAAGATGTAGCCGAGGAGGATCTCGCGCCGGCAGCCCACGATCCGTCGAAACGGGTGCCGACCATGATGACCACGGCCGACCTTGCGATGCGCATGGATCCGGTCTACGGGCCTATCTCCCGGCGGTACTATGAGCATCCCGACCAGTTTGCTGATGCTTTTGCGCGTGCCTGGTTCAAGCTGACCCATCGCGACATGGGTCCCAAATCACGATATCTCGGCGCCGAAGTGCCGGCGGAGGATCTGATCTGGCAGGATCCGGTACCGGCAGTCGATCATGAGCTGATCGGCGAGGGAGAGATCGCAGAGCTCAAGAAACGGCTCCTTGCCTCCGGTCTCCCGATTCCCGAACTGGTCTCGACCACCTGGGCGTCGGCCTCCACCTTCCGCGGATCCGACAAACGCGGCGGAGCCAACGGATCTCGCATCCGGCTCGCGCCGCAGAAGGATTGGGAGGTCAACCAGCCCGAACAACTGCAGCGGGTGCTGGAGAAGCTTGAGGAAATCCGTCATGCGTTTAACGGCGAACAGTCGGGCGGAAAGCGGGTTTCACTTGCCGACCTGATTGTATTGGGCGGTTGCGCCGCCGTTGAAGAGGCCGCACGGCGTGCCGGCAACGACGTGACCATCCCCTTCGCACCGGGCCGCACGGATGCCTCGCAGGCAGAGACCGACGTGGAGTCGTTTGCCGTGCTCGAACCGCTCGCTGACGGGTTCCGCAACTACGCCAGACAAAAATACAGCGTGACGCCTGAAGAGATGCTTGTCGACCGCTCGCAGTTGCTGACGCTCACCGCTACGGAAATGACCGTGCTTTTAGGCGGTCTGCGTGTGCTCGGCGCCAATTTCCGGCAGTCGCCGCATGGCGTTTTCACCAAACGGCATGAAACGCTCACCAACGACTTTTTCGTGAATCTGCTCGATATGGGCACGGAGTGGAAACCCGTCTCGAAAGAGCACGACACGTTCGAAGGCCGTGATCGCAAAACCGGCGAACCCAGGTGGAGCGCCACCCGCGTCGACCTCATCTTCGGCTCGAACGCCCGGCTTCGCGCCATTGCCGAGGTGTATGGAAGCGACGACGCACAGGAAAAGTTCGTGCAGGACTTCGTGGCAGCGTGGAACAAGGTGATGAATCTGGATCGGTTCGAGATTTCGTAA
- a CDS encoding PHP domain-containing protein has translation MQWLYCDFHIHTTWSDGEYSPGEVVSLYGDAGFDVIAITDHVLDTESIRRSGRPVSELSVMDSQEFRFYQEELWDAARCAWERYNMLVIPGVELTNNTTRYHILALDIKEYISPDLPVEEIIACIRRQQGISVACHPYIRNHSGDDPSFHLWENHERLATMFDAWEVANRDDLFNVVGLKKFNYIGNSDFHEKRHLLSWKTLLQCEKNVESVKDAIRKNDRVSLFLYRGGKIK, from the coding sequence ATGCAATGGCTCTACTGTGATTTTCATATTCATACGACCTGGAGCGACGGAGAGTATTCGCCGGGCGAAGTTGTTTCGCTGTATGGCGATGCGGGGTTCGACGTCATAGCAATTACCGATCATGTGCTCGATACAGAAAGCATCCGGCGATCCGGCAGACCGGTTTCGGAGCTGTCCGTCATGGACAGTCAGGAATTTCGCTTCTATCAGGAGGAGCTGTGGGATGCGGCACGCTGCGCCTGGGAGCGGTACAACATGCTCGTGATCCCGGGGGTCGAGCTGACCAACAATACCACCCGCTACCACATTCTCGCTCTCGACATCAAGGAGTATATCTCCCCCGACTTGCCGGTCGAGGAGATCATTGCCTGCATCAGAAGACAGCAGGGTATTTCGGTGGCCTGCCATCCGTATATCAGAAATCATTCAGGCGACGATCCTTCGTTCCATCTCTGGGAAAACCATGAGCGACTGGCAACGATGTTCGATGCCTGGGAGGTTGCCAACAGGGACGACCTGTTCAATGTAGTCGGACTGAAAAAATTCAACTATATCGGCAACTCCGATTTTCACGAAAAGCGCCATCTGCTCTCCTGGAAAACGCTCCTGCAGTGCGAAAAGAATGTGGAGTCGGTCAAGGATGCCATCAGGAAAAACGACAGGGTTTCGCTTTTCCTCTACCGGGGCGGGAAGATCAAGTGA
- a CDS encoding SO_0444 family Cu/Zn efflux transporter: MNIYKANNAVMNTVIDALIAVLLASWNVLLESAPFVLLGFVVAGLLKAFLPDDFVANHLGGGSTASIFKAAAMGVPIPLCSCGVLPAAAGLKKQGAGKGAVTSFLISTPETGVDSIAVSWALLDPLMTVIRPVVAFFTAIAAGIAVAVTEKHQVSVIPEVAPDPATEQQNACTSGCCCSHREPEPEGVAGKFTKGMRFAFGDLLKDIGGWLFFGILLSGVISVFLSPEIVSRYLSNEYLSMLLMLAISVPLYVCATASTPIAAALALKGISPGAALVFLLAGPATNAAAITVISKLIGRQATVVYVAVIVVMSFLAGIGVNALYASLGISITGWLTASAHEEGGPVAILSALVLIVLVARAMLPKKS; this comes from the coding sequence ATGAATATATATAAAGCAAATAATGCCGTCATGAATACTGTTATCGATGCTCTCATAGCCGTGCTTCTGGCTTCATGGAATGTTCTTCTCGAGTCGGCGCCTTTTGTGCTGCTCGGCTTTGTTGTTGCCGGTCTCCTGAAAGCGTTTCTCCCGGACGATTTTGTCGCCAACCATCTCGGAGGCGGGAGCACGGCATCCATTTTCAAGGCTGCGGCAATGGGCGTGCCCATACCCCTCTGCAGTTGCGGCGTGCTTCCCGCAGCGGCAGGATTGAAAAAGCAGGGCGCGGGAAAAGGAGCGGTCACCTCGTTTCTCATATCGACACCGGAAACCGGCGTCGATTCCATCGCTGTTTCCTGGGCCCTGCTCGATCCGCTCATGACCGTCATCCGTCCGGTGGTCGCGTTTTTCACCGCTATAGCAGCCGGCATTGCCGTAGCTGTTACAGAAAAACATCAGGTATCTGTTATCCCTGAGGTCGCACCGGATCCGGCAACGGAGCAGCAGAACGCATGCACCTCCGGTTGCTGCTGCAGTCACAGGGAGCCTGAACCGGAGGGAGTTGCCGGCAAATTCACAAAAGGCATGCGATTTGCATTTGGTGATCTCCTGAAGGATATCGGCGGATGGCTGTTTTTCGGCATTCTTCTTTCCGGTGTGATTTCGGTTTTTCTCTCTCCTGAAATCGTGAGCCGCTACCTGTCGAACGAGTATCTCTCCATGCTGCTCATGCTTGCCATTTCGGTGCCGCTCTATGTCTGCGCAACGGCATCAACGCCGATCGCCGCAGCTCTTGCTTTGAAGGGCATTTCGCCGGGGGCTGCTCTGGTGTTTCTGCTTGCCGGACCGGCAACCAACGCTGCGGCAATCACGGTTATCTCAAAACTGATCGGCAGACAGGCCACCGTCGTGTATGTAGCGGTGATCGTTGTGATGTCGTTTCTGGCGGGCATCGGGGTCAATGCCCTGTACGCTTCGCTCGGCATCAGCATCACCGGCTGGCTGACGGCATCAGCCCACGAGGAGGGCGGTCCGGTGGCTATCCTTTCGGCACTGGTGCTCATCGTGCTGGTGGCAAGGGCAATGCTTCCAAAAAAAAGTTAA
- a CDS encoding ArsR/SmtB family transcription factor, with amino-acid sequence MQEHEHDRCEEQCIHPEVIESVRREMLGAVPADELAQLFKVLGDNTRIRILDALFRSELCVCDLTALLGMNQSAVSHQLRVLRDARIVKSKKQGKNVLYSLDDDHISELVRMGSEHVRELRR; translated from the coding sequence ATGCAGGAGCATGAACACGACCGCTGCGAAGAGCAGTGCATTCATCCGGAGGTGATCGAATCAGTACGGAGGGAGATGCTGGGTGCCGTTCCGGCGGATGAGCTTGCGCAACTGTTCAAGGTGCTTGGCGACAATACAAGGATACGGATACTCGATGCGCTTTTCCGGTCGGAGCTTTGCGTTTGCGACCTGACCGCGCTGCTCGGCATGAACCAGTCGGCAGTGTCGCATCAGCTCAGGGTGCTGCGTGATGCAAGAATCGTGAAATCGAAAAAACAGGGTAAAAATGTACTGTACAGCCTGGACGACGATCACATATCGGAACTTGTCCGCATGGGTTCGGAACATGTTCGGGAGCTGAGACGATAA